From the genome of Myxocyprinus asiaticus isolate MX2 ecotype Aquarium Trade chromosome 39, UBuf_Myxa_2, whole genome shotgun sequence:
gcaatactttgttgaagcacctttggtaccaattacagcctctttttgagtatgatgctacaagctttgcACAACTATTTTTGGGCAGGACCGCTTCTTCCTGCAGGACcgctcaagctccatcaggttggatggggagcatcggtacacagccattttcagatctctccagagatgttcaatcgggttcaagtctggactctggctgggccactcaaggacattcacagagttgtcccgtagccactcctttgttatcttggctgtgtgcttagggtcgttgtcctgttggaagatgaaccttcgccccagtctgaggtccagagcgctctggagcaggttttcatcaaggatgtctctgtacattgctgcattcatctttccctcgatcctgactagtctcccagttcctgccgctgaaaaacatccccacagcatgatgctgccaccaccatgcttcactgtagggatggtattggccaggtgatgagcggtgcctggtttcctccagacatgatgcttgccattcaggccaaagagttcaatctttgtttcatcagaccagagaattttgtttctcatggtctgagagtccttcaggtgctttttggcaaactccaggcgggctgtcatgtgccttttactgaggagtggcttccgtctggccactctaccatacaggcctgattggtggagtgctgcagagatggttgttcttctggaaggttctcctctctccacagagaaatgctggagctctgtcagtgtgaccatcgggttcttggtcacctccctgactaaggcccttctcccccgatcgctcagtttggccgggcagccagctctaggaagagtcctggtggttccaaacttcttccatttacggatgatggaggccactgtgctcattgggaccttgaatgctgcagaaatttttctgtacccttccccagatctgtgcctcgatacaatcctgtctcggaggtctacagacaattccttggacttcatggcttggtttgtgctctgacatgcactgttaactgtgggaccttatatagacaggtgtgtgcctttccaaatcatgtccaatcgactgaatttaccacaggtggactccaaacaagtcgtagaaacatctcaaggatgatcagtggaaacaggatgcacctgagctcaattttgagtgtcatggcaaaggctgtgaatacttatgtacatgtgatttttttttttttcattttttatttttaataaatttgcaaagatttcaaacaaacttcttttacgttgtcattatggggtattgtttgtagaattattaggaaaataatgaatttaatccattttggaataagtctgtaacataacaaaatgtggaaaaaatgaagcgctgtgaatactttctggatgcactgtatggatttaaccaccagagttgtctggaatacttttatgttgccctaatgtagattttggagcttcaaaattttggcacccattcacttgcattgtatggacctgcagagctgagatattcttctaaaaatcataatttgtcttctgcagaagaaagaaagccatacacatctgggatggcatgagagagagtaaagataagagaattgtcatttttgggtgaactatccctttaagtgatttCAAAGCGTGTTTCAAACTGATAAACTGTTTAGTGTAATTAGGACTGTTGATGATTTTGCATTTTATCTCTAGGTTTTCACACTGTTGCAGAGGGTAATTCTTGTTATCTTTCTGCTTCCTCTTTGTACTGAAAGTGTGAAGGGTGAGACTGTGGATATTAACACTCTTGGCCGCATTCACACCTTTTTTCATGAGAAGTAAGTTTTCTtacttttgtatatattttaagcTTAAATGACATTTCATCGTTGTAGATGTTAGTTAgataaatgttctgtttgtgcAATTTATTTGAGCTGCTACATTAAAATCACTGCAAGAACTAAAAACAGGCAAACTGTACATACACCTACAgtataaacaattttacagcatttgtgtttgtttgattaATTATTTTGCATGTAATCGTTGGTGATAATTCATATTTTTGTCCAGTTATGAAATAGGCCAGTATGCAGTAGCCATCAATGTCCCAAAGGAGCAGTGTCAGGCGAATTTCAGTCCCTCAAAGAAAAACTTTCTGAAAGATGACAAAggagaaaatgtgaaaaacattataaaaaatgatATAAATCCTGTCTACAAAGGCACAGAGCTCATTGCTGCAGGGGTTCAGAGGAATCCATACACTGCTCATTCAGAGTTTCTACTTTTGAGTTCCCCTTtgacatatttattgaataagGGAAAGGACAGATGTGTTGTTTTCTACACCTTAAACTCTCCCTGTATTAACACCTGTCTCAGTGGAAAGTACAACATTAAACCAGGTGTTGATAAATTACAAAGTTACCAGGGAATGAAAGCCTTTGTTTTCACAAATATCTGGACACATGACCAGGACAGAAAAAAGGTCCTGAAAGAAAAACTGAAGCTGATTGCTGATAGCGTTCCACTTTTCCGCTGCAAGAACAAGAGGAGTTGTGTGCTTTGTGGAAAACCAGGGTCAAAGGAAATAAATGAGATGTGCTTGAataatgaaaacaaagtttagtTCTGCCTTGCTCAGTCAGTTGTGTTGAGTTGTTTTCCAGCGATTCTACTTTAGTTTGGCTAATGTGTTAAtgagctgctttttttttttttagattaacctgtgtgtgtgtgtgtgtggcttcaaGAGAGCAAACATACACCTGTGTTGTATTTCATTTCTTTAATTCTTATAAATGTCTTATATATTTCTTAATTTCTTTATGTATCATTTTATATACTTTTCATTCTCATAtctttaataatacttttatgttaatttactgtttaATCTTATGCTATGTACTGTATCGTGTTCACAAGTTAGAGGTAAAGAGTGGTCTCCATTTCAAGGTTTTCAACGTCATGGGACAATGTTGTGAATAAATAATTTTCCTTTGTCTTTGCTTGGTATAATAACACTTGTTGAACTTGTGCTGGTCAGATGAAGTCAGACTGCGCATCAGGGCTGTATCCACATTATACTTTGTGGGGTAgttcatttataaatgtaaaatgaagatgcgatatgccagacccaacaatgcaaaagagctgaaggccactatcagagcaacctgggctctcataacacccgagcagtgccacagactgatcgactccatgccacgccgcattgctgcagtaattcaggcaaaaggagccccaactaagtattgagtgctgtacatgctcatacttctcatgttcatacttttcagttggccaagatttctaaaaatcctttctttgtattggtcttaagtaatattctaattttctgagatactgaatttgggattttccttagttgtcagttataatcatcaaaattaaaagaaataaacatttgaaatatatcagtctgtgtgtaatgaatgaatataatatacaagtttcactttttgaatggaattagtgaaataaatcaactttttgatgatattctaattatatgaccagcacctgtatactgAACTTATTGAATAATCTGTTTGATagcaaataatatattatttatttaggttTTGCTATGCATGTAAGATTCCAAACATCCATTTGAAAGTACACTGTAGTATGTTGCAAAAAATTAGTATAGATTTCACTCTGATTAAGCTAGAGACTTATTATTAACAGTATTGAAGCAGGTCTATCTAAAGTTTTTGGGATCTGATGATGGGCTCTGCAACTAATATACAGGATCCAAAGTGTATAGCTTGGTCGATAGTGAAGTTCTAGGAACAACAAAGGGTGCTGAAACAGGAACCTGTCCAACTTGTGTATATCATCGTGCATACTGCTAAAATTTTATGATCAGGTCAAAAAGAGCCACATTTTGGAGGGTAAGAAGCCGATTTGCTCCAGATTATTCAGGTTGCCATGCAGTCATCTGTCTCTGAGCTTTTGAAAAACGGGAAATACCACTAAACAAATAAGTATAATTTTATGAATAATGAATGGATgtttaatgtttcattttttgttgcTTCTGTTCAAAAGGATTGTCAAAACTGGCCTAGTTTTGGCCCTGTATGCAAGATATTTTTGGTCAACCCATTTATGTGTTTATCTGCCAAAAGCAAATGTTGTTAGCTTTTAATGAGTACACCAtaggcctcaaagctaacagacaggAACTGAAAGcaacaaaatttaaatttaagcATATTTTTCTTACATTATATAGGCATTTCTAGAGCCTATTTTAATGTTACCTGTTATaaaacagttaaagggatagttcatacaaaaatgaaaattccctcatcatttactaacattcaagccatcccagatgtgtactttCTTTCTCCTATAGAACACAAATGGGAgctttttaaaagaatttctcagctctgcaggtccatacaatgcaagtgaatggtgaccagaactctgaatctTCAGAAaccacataaagccagcataaaactccaatgatttaatccatgtcttcagaagagatatgataggtgagaaacacatcaatatttaaaggtgcactcagtaatttttttccctatTGAAAACGTTTTATtaataaagaaatgaattgtaattttgaaacatatgtataaaattatgaccactcacatgagatgaggactagtcatatcagtaaccttataaaagctgctttattctacatggggcaggggcgccctcatgggggctgccattttagaatcacatgaccagctgaatactactcgcttaatctcaataactgtcttgttattggacactttcactcttggattaaattaatcatggctgat
Proteins encoded in this window:
- the LOC127429909 gene encoding uncharacterized protein LOC127429909 codes for the protein MVFTLLQRVILVIFLLPLCTESVKGETVDINTLGRIHTFFHENYEIGQYAVAINVPKEQCQANFSPSKKNFLKDDKGENVKNIIKNDINPVYKGTELIAAGVQRNPYTAHSEFLLLSSPLTYLLNKGKDRCVVFYTLNSPCINTCLSGKYNIKPGVDKLQSYQGMKAFVFTNIWTHDQDRKKVLKEKLKLIADSVPLFRCKNKRSCVLCGKPGSKEINEMCLNNENKV